Proteins encoded in a region of the Onychostoma macrolepis isolate SWU-2019 chromosome 20, ASM1243209v1, whole genome shotgun sequence genome:
- the LOC131527745 gene encoding LOW QUALITY PROTEIN: maternal DNA replication licensing factor mcm3-like (The sequence of the model RefSeq protein was modified relative to this genomic sequence to represent the inferred CDS: deleted 1 base in 1 codon) → MDTGLEDLELRESQREYLDFLDDDQDQGIYHEKVRSMVSDGRCRLIVNINDLRRKSEKRAKELLNNAFAELVAFQKALKDLVASIDTTYAKQFEEFHVGFEGSFGNKHVSPRTLSARFLGNLVCVEGIVTKCSLVRPKIMRSVHYCPATKKTLERKYTDLTSLDAFPSSAIYPTKDEENNPLETEFGLCCYKDHQTLTIQEMPEKAPAGQLPRSVDIIANDDLVDRVKPGDRVQIVGVYRCLPAKQGGFTSGTFRTILLANNVKLMSKEIVPTFSADDVAKIKKFCKAHAKDVFEQLSRSLAPSIHGHEYIKKAILCLLLGGNETNLENGTRIRGDINILLIGDPSVAKSQLLRYVLFTAPRAIPTTGRGSSGVGLTAAVTTDQETGERRLEAGAMVLADRGVVCIDEFDKMSDMDRTAIHEVMEQGRVTISKAGIQARLNARCSVLAAANPVYGRYDQYKTPMENIGLQDSLLSRFDLLFIVLDQMDADSDREISEHVLRMHRYRAPGEPEGTAMPLGSTVDVFATEDPNITEAAEQELQIYEKKDNILHGHRKKREKVVTMEFIRKYIHVAKLVKPVLTQEASDYIAEEYSRLRSHDQVNSDSARTMPVTARALETMIRLSTAHAKARMSKTIDLGDAEAALELMQFAYFKKILEKDKKRKVPEDSEIDVSQSQDTESQRNLRKRSRISKDVDDDVEMTQEGEDSDPYNFTEDENTQPSQKSRPVSQRSSQRKKADISQDRLKVFKAALLKAFKVTRSQSVAVPDLLTHINKGQDEEFDQNEINLLLERMQDDNQSVEVLVGSVVIILMLFMRCWMSGFWSISSMDA, encoded by the exons ATGGATACTGGGTTAGAGGACCTTGAGCTGAGAGAGTCTCAGAGGGAGTACCTGGACTTTCTGGATGACGAT cAAGACCAAGGCATTTATCATGAAAAGGTCAGGAGTATGGTGTCTGACGGCCGGTGTCGTCTTATTGTAAACATTAACGACCTGAgaagaaaaagtgaaaaaagagCTAAAGa ATTACTGAATAATGCTTTTGCTGAGTTGGTGGCGTTCCAAAAAGCCCTAAAGGATCTTGTGGCTTCAATAGACACCACTTACGCCAAGCAGTTTGAAGAGTTCCATGTTGGTTTTGAGGGCAGCTTTGGGAACAAACATGTCTCTCCACGTACTCTAAGTGCACGCTTTCTGGGAAACCTTGTGTGTGTGGAAGGCATTGTGACCAAAT GTTCCTTGGTCAGGCCAAAAATTATGCGTAGTGTCCACTATTGTCCAGCCACCAAGAAAACCCTGGAACGAAAATACACTGATCTTACCTCATTGGACGCTTTTCCTTCCAGTGCCATCTATCCAACTAAA GATGAAGAAAACAATCCCCTGGAGACAGAGTTTGGGCTGTGCTGCTATAAGGACCACCAAACACTGACCATTCAGGAGATGCCAGAGAAAGCCCCTGCTGGACAGCTGCCACGTTCTGTCGACATCATTGCGAACGATGACCTTGTTGACCGGGTGAAACCAGGTGACCGTGTGCAGATTGTAGGGGTCTACCGTTGTTTGCCTGCGAAACAGGGTGGCTTCACCTCTGGGACCTTCAG AACAATCCTGTTGGCTAACAATGTGAAGCTTATGAGTAAGGAGATTGTGCCGACGTTCTCTGCAGATGATGTTGCCAAGATAAAGAAGTTTTGCAAGGCTCATGCTAAA GACGTCTTTGAGCAACTGAGTCGTTCTTTAGCTCCCAGTATTCATGGCCACGAGTACATAAAGAAGGCTATTCTGTGTCTGCTGTTGGGAGGCAATGAGACCAACCTGGAGAATGGAACACGCATCAGAGGAGACATAAATATTCTGCTCATAG GTGATCCTTCAGTAGCGAAGTCTCAGTTGCTGCGGTATGTTTTGTTCACTGCACCAAGAGCAATTCCCACCACTGGACGAGGCTCGTCTGGGGTTGGGCTGACAGCTGCGGTCACGACTGATCAGGAGACGG GTGAGCGTCGTTTGGAGGCAGGAGCCATGGTGCTCGCTGACAGAGGTGTGGTGTGCATTGATGAATTTGATAAGATGTCTGACATGGACCGAACAGCCATCCATGAGGTGATGGAACAGGGTAGAGTCACCATTTCCAAAGCTGGGATTCAGGCACGGCTTAATGCTCGCTGCAGCGTATTAGCTGCTGCCAACCCAGTGTATGGAAgg TATGACCAGTATAAGACCCCAATGGAGAACATCGGACTCCAGGATTCCTTGCTTTCCCGATTTGATCTGCTGTTCATAGTTCTGGATCAGATGGATGCAGACAGCGATCGGGAGATCTCGGAGCATGTGCTGCGTATGCATCGCTACAGAGCACCAGGAGAGCCGGAGGGAACAG CAATGCCACTGGGGAGTACAGTAGATGTGTTTGCCACTGAGGACCCGAACATCACAGAAGCAGCCGAGCAGGAGCTACAGATCtatgag aaaaaagataatatCCTGCATGGCCACAGAAAGAAAAG GGAGAAGGTTGTTACCATGGAGTTCATCAGGAAGTACATCCACGTCGCTAAGCTGGTGAAGCCAGTCCTGACACAGGAGGCATCGGACTACATAGCAGAGGAGTATTCCAGACTCCGGAGCCATGACCAAGTCAACAGTGACTCCGCCAGG ACGATGCCTGTGACCGCTCGAGCTCTGGAGACCATGATTAGATTGTCTACAGCTCACGCCAAGGCCCGCATGAGTAAAACCATCGATCTGGGAGATGCAGAAGCTGCACTTGAACTCATGCAGTTTGCTTATTTCAAAAAG ATTCTGGAGAAGGATAAGAAGAGGAAGGTGCCTGAGGACTCTGAGATAGACGTCTCTCAGAGCCAAGATACAGAGAGTCAAAGGAACCTAAG GAAGCGTTCTCGCATCTCTAAAGATGTTGATGACGATGTGGAAATGACCCAAGAAGGAGAGGACTCTGACCCTTACAATTTCACAGAAGATGAAAACA CTCAACCAAGTCAGAAGAGCAGGCCAGTATCTCAGAGAAGCAGTCAAAGGAAGAAGGCTGACATCAGTCAGGACCG ATTGAAAGTCTTCAAGGCGGCTCTACTGAAGGCCTTTAAGGTGACCCGGTCTCAGTCTGTGGCAGTGCCTGATCTTCTTACTCACATTAACAAAGGCCAGGACGAGGAGTTTGACCAGAACGAGATCAACCTTCTGCTGGAGCGCATGCAGGATGACAACCAG TCAGTGGAGGTCTTGGTTGGATCTGTAGTGATCATCCTAATGTTGTTCATGCGGTGTTGGATGTCTGGATTCTGGTCCATCAGCTCCATGGATGCCTGA
- the LOC131527750 gene encoding meprin A subunit beta-like has translation MASLHTLLILCVCATALCLPTSSLTGNTEIDVDNGKDQDIFDINEAAGLDLVEGDILLNEGEGRNTILDEEYRWPTTVPYVLDSSLEINAKGVILKSFEQYRLKTCIDFKAWDGEPNYIFVFKGSGCFSKVGNRKMGKQELSIGANCDRLGTVEHEFLHALGFWHEQSRSDREDHVTIMWDQIKEGKENNFNSYDETVSSSLGVPYDYGSVMHYSKTSFSKGSEPTIVTKIPEFLDVIGQRMEFSDSDLLKLNRLYNCTTASTFLDSCQFEEPNICGMIQGDGGNAKWVCVQKVEGGPQTDYTNLGQCQGINTPDHKSRIHPSFAFIYNEKCHF, from the exons ATGGCGTCTCTTCATACATTGCTGATTCTGTGCGTATGTGCCACAGCTCTGTGTTTG ccaACATCTTCATTGACAG gcAATACAGAGATTGATGTGGATAATGGAAAAGACCAGgatatatttgatataaatgAAG CGGCAGGACTTGACCTGGTGGAAGGAGACATTCTGTTAAATGAG GGAGAAGGCAGAAACACTATTCTGGATGAAGAGTATCGCTGGCCGACCACTGTGCCATATGTCCTAGACAGCAGCCTTG AAATCAATGCCAAAGGTGTGATACTGAAATCATTTGAGCAATACAGACTCAAGACCTGTATTGACTTCAAAGCCTGGGATGGAGAGCCAAACTACATTTTCGTATTTAAAGGCAGTGG ATGTTTCTCAAAGGTGGGGAATCGAAAGATGGGGAAACAAGAGTTGTCAATTGGTGCAAACTGTGACCGTTTAGGAACAGTGGAGCACGAGTTTCTGCATGCGCTGGGTTTTTGGCACGAGCAGTCCCGATCTGACAGAGAAGACCATGTCACCATCATGTGGGACCAGATTAAAGAGG GTAAAGAGAACAACTTTAATTCATATGATGAAACGGTGTCAAGCTCTCTCGGTGTGCCCTATGATTATGGTTCAGTCATGCACTACAGTAAGACATCCTTCAGCAAAGGTAGTGAGCCAACCATCGTTACCAAAATACCAGAATTCTTGGATGTGATTGGTCAACGCATGGAGTTTAGTGACAGTGACCTGCTCAAGCTGAACCGGCTATACAATTGTA CTACAGCCTCAACTTTTCTGGACTCTTGCCAGTTTGAGGAGCCGAATATCTGTGGTATGATCCAGGGTGATGGTGGAAATGCCAAGTGGGTTTGTGTACAAAAGGTAGAGGGTGGTCCACAGACGGACTACACCAACCTGGGTCAATGTCAAGGTATAAACACCCCTGATCACAAAAGCAGGATTCATCCtagttttgcatttatttacaatgaAAAGTGCCATTTTTGA